A region from the Aeromicrobium choanae genome encodes:
- a CDS encoding glycoside hydrolase domain-containing protein produces the protein MRSTLVPIARRLAVVLGLLLVASMLAAPAHAAKPSSPKRFGGYAFDTCVSPSNEVMDAWNVASPYTVVGIYTSGNSRYCDESKQPHLSPAWVQRQASRGWLFLPIHVGYQAPCFDSKSSKERMSYDLTKARAQARADADEAVRSAARYGFAKGNAVYLDIEWYDRGNARCSASVMTFIDAFVQRVHQRDYKVGLYSSASAAIQAVDEARHANRKGFDFPDQMWFAWTNRKANTDGRPYLANTFWRRDRLHQYHNNVAVSYGGRKVTIDKNVVTVGGGSKAKKEQKVCGITPTLKRYRSLKAGSRGGDVKLLQCLLKRAGHRATVTGRWNARTTKAVNSYRASLGWKQTSSASRPLWTALLSRGKTPIALKRGKVGEPVHRLQRTLRAAGQSVQVTGIYDARTAVAVRAYRRNVGLPGYQTADRRVWAALQAGRR, from the coding sequence ATGCGCTCCACCCTCGTCCCGATCGCCCGCCGCCTGGCCGTGGTGCTGGGACTCCTGCTCGTCGCCTCGATGCTGGCAGCGCCCGCCCACGCGGCGAAGCCCAGCTCGCCGAAGCGCTTCGGCGGCTATGCGTTCGACACCTGCGTGTCCCCCTCCAACGAGGTCATGGACGCGTGGAACGTCGCGTCGCCCTACACGGTCGTCGGCATCTACACCTCGGGCAACTCGCGCTACTGCGACGAGTCGAAGCAGCCGCACCTCAGCCCCGCGTGGGTCCAGCGCCAGGCGTCCCGCGGCTGGCTGTTCCTGCCGATCCACGTCGGCTACCAGGCGCCCTGCTTCGACTCGAAGTCCTCGAAGGAGCGCATGTCGTACGACCTGACGAAGGCCCGCGCCCAGGCCCGCGCCGACGCCGACGAGGCGGTGCGCAGTGCCGCGCGGTACGGCTTCGCCAAGGGGAACGCCGTCTACCTCGACATCGAGTGGTACGACCGCGGCAACGCGCGGTGCAGCGCCTCCGTGATGACCTTCATCGACGCGTTCGTCCAGCGCGTCCACCAGCGCGACTACAAGGTCGGCCTCTACTCCAGCGCCTCCGCCGCGATCCAGGCCGTCGACGAGGCGCGCCACGCGAACCGCAAGGGCTTCGACTTCCCCGACCAGATGTGGTTCGCCTGGACGAACAGGAAGGCGAACACCGACGGCCGGCCCTACCTCGCCAACACGTTCTGGCGGCGCGACCGGCTGCACCAGTACCACAACAACGTGGCGGTCTCCTACGGCGGACGCAAGGTCACGATCGACAAGAACGTCGTCACCGTGGGTGGCGGGTCCAAGGCCAAGAAGGAGCAGAAGGTCTGCGGCATCACGCCCACGCTGAAGCGCTACCGCAGCCTCAAGGCGGGCTCGCGCGGCGGCGACGTGAAGCTGCTGCAGTGCCTGCTCAAGCGCGCCGGCCACCGGGCCACCGTCACCGGCCGCTGGAACGCGCGCACCACGAAGGCCGTCAACTCCTACCGGGCCTCGCTCGGATGGAAGCAGACCTCGTCGGCGTCGCGCCCTCTGTGGACCGCCCTGCTGTCGCGCGGCAAGACGCCGATCGCGCTCAAGCGTGGCAAGGTCGGCGAGCCCGTGCACCGGCTCCAGCGCACGCTGCGCGCCGCGGGCCAGTCGGTCCAGGTGACGGGCATCTACGACGCCCGCACCGCCGTCGCGGTGCGCGCGTACCGCAGGAACGTGGGGCTGCCGGGCTACCAGACGGCCGACCGTCGCGTGTGGGCTGCCCTGCAGGCCGGTCGCCGCTGA
- a CDS encoding LysE family translocator, whose protein sequence is MPSPEALATFALASLVLILVPGPSVLFVIGRSLAHGRRAGILSVVGNGLGGLPIVVAVALGLGAIVAGSAVVFTVVKVLGAAYLIHLGIQAIRHGRIDVAAAEDGPDTDSPWRSLAEGFVVGVTNPKTIVFFVAVLPQFVDFGAGAIGAQMLVLGVLFLLIAVVCDSGWALLAGTARAWFVRSPRRLAAVRRTGGAMLVGLGGMLLTAPRT, encoded by the coding sequence ATGCCCAGTCCGGAGGCCCTGGCGACGTTCGCGCTCGCGTCGCTCGTGCTGATCCTCGTGCCCGGCCCGAGCGTCCTGTTCGTCATCGGCCGGTCGCTGGCGCACGGGCGCCGCGCCGGGATCCTCAGCGTCGTGGGGAACGGGCTCGGTGGTCTGCCGATCGTCGTGGCCGTGGCCCTCGGGCTCGGCGCGATCGTCGCCGGCTCGGCCGTGGTGTTCACCGTCGTGAAGGTGCTGGGCGCTGCCTACCTGATCCACCTGGGGATCCAGGCGATCCGTCACGGCCGGATCGACGTGGCGGCCGCTGAGGACGGCCCCGACACCGACTCGCCGTGGCGCAGCCTCGCCGAGGGATTCGTCGTCGGCGTCACCAATCCGAAGACGATCGTCTTCTTCGTCGCCGTGCTGCCGCAGTTCGTGGACTTCGGGGCGGGGGCGATCGGAGCGCAGATGCTCGTGCTCGGCGTCCTGTTCCTGCTCATCGCGGTCGTGTGCGACTCCGGCTGGGCGCTGCTGGCGGGCACGGCGCGCGCGTGGTTCGTGCGGTCACCCCGCCGGCTGGCGGCGGTGCGGCGCACGGGTGGCGCGATGCTCGTCGGGCTCGGTGGGATGCTGCTGACCGCCCCGCGCACCTGA
- a CDS encoding DHA2 family efflux MFS transporter permease subunit has translation MSASPPEGVVIDDDDKITPEILKVAGVVVLGAIMSILDVTVVNVALPTFQTELSTDGEPLAYATVAWTATAYMLALAAVIPLTGWAADRFGTKRLYMTAIALFTLGSVLCAAAWNIESLIAFRVLQGLGGGMLMPLGMTIMTRAAGPHRMGRLMAILGIPMLLGPILGPIIGGILIDVASWHWVFLINLPIGAIGLVYAARVLPKDAPEPSESLDVVGMLLMSPGLALLLYGISSIPGEGTALATKVIVPTLVGLVLIAGFVVWSFKPKHPLLDLRLLGNRNLRVSLIVMFLFASAFFGALLLVPTYFQQVHGESVMMAGILVAPQGIGAMLTMPIAGALVDRIPVGRIVPFGFIGILVGMFGVAMSTDPSTPYWQIILWLFVMGLGMGATMMPIFTSALKTLTSHEVARGSTLLNVVQQVASASGIAVISVVLTNGMQKGSIIPGSEKIPGVEEGLTPAQLAAGSHTDRGSELVSLLGVTPDQLQAGFNDLAHAFEQSYWVAFAVLLVTLIPVAFLPRKSEPVKLLDDQGQPPVVMH, from the coding sequence ATGTCAGCCAGTCCTCCTGAAGGAGTCGTCATCGACGACGACGACAAGATCACCCCGGAGATCCTCAAGGTCGCCGGCGTGGTGGTGCTCGGCGCGATCATGTCCATCCTGGACGTCACGGTCGTCAACGTCGCACTGCCCACGTTCCAGACCGAGCTGTCCACCGACGGCGAGCCGCTGGCGTACGCCACCGTCGCCTGGACGGCCACCGCCTACATGCTGGCGCTCGCGGCCGTCATCCCCCTCACGGGCTGGGCCGCCGACCGCTTCGGCACCAAGCGTCTCTACATGACCGCGATCGCGCTGTTCACCCTCGGCTCCGTCCTGTGCGCCGCGGCGTGGAACATCGAGTCGCTCATCGCGTTCCGCGTGCTCCAGGGCCTCGGCGGCGGCATGCTGATGCCGCTGGGCATGACGATCATGACCCGGGCGGCCGGGCCGCACCGCATGGGTCGCCTCATGGCGATCCTGGGCATCCCGATGCTGCTCGGCCCCATCCTCGGCCCGATCATCGGCGGCATCCTCATCGACGTCGCGTCCTGGCACTGGGTGTTCCTCATCAACCTGCCGATCGGCGCGATCGGCCTGGTCTACGCGGCCCGCGTGCTGCCGAAGGACGCGCCCGAGCCGAGCGAGTCGCTCGACGTCGTCGGCATGCTGCTGATGTCGCCCGGCCTGGCGCTGCTGCTGTACGGCATCTCGTCGATCCCCGGCGAGGGCACGGCGCTCGCCACCAAGGTGATCGTCCCCACCCTCGTCGGCCTCGTCCTGATCGCCGGCTTCGTGGTCTGGTCGTTCAAGCCGAAGCACCCGCTGCTCGACCTGCGGCTGCTCGGCAACCGCAACCTGCGCGTGTCGCTCATCGTGATGTTCCTGTTCGCGAGCGCCTTCTTCGGCGCGCTGCTGCTGGTGCCCACGTACTTCCAGCAGGTGCACGGCGAGTCGGTCATGATGGCCGGCATCCTGGTCGCACCCCAGGGCATCGGCGCGATGCTGACGATGCCGATCGCCGGCGCGCTCGTCGACCGGATCCCGGTCGGCCGGATCGTGCCGTTCGGCTTCATCGGCATCCTGGTCGGCATGTTCGGCGTGGCGATGAGCACCGATCCCAGCACCCCGTACTGGCAGATCATCCTGTGGCTGTTCGTCATGGGGTTGGGCATGGGCGCCACGATGATGCCGATCTTCACGTCGGCGCTCAAGACCCTCACGTCGCACGAGGTGGCGCGCGGCTCGACGTTGCTGAACGTCGTGCAGCAGGTCGCCAGCGCCTCGGGCATCGCGGTCATCTCGGTCGTGCTGACCAACGGCATGCAGAAGGGCTCGATCATCCCGGGCTCGGAGAAGATCCCGGGCGTCGAGGAGGGCCTCACGCCCGCCCAGCTGGCGGCCGGGTCGCACACCGATCGCGGCTCGGAGCTCGTCTCCCTGCTCGGCGTGACGCCCGACCAGCTGCAGGCCGGGTTCAACGACCTGGCTCACGCGTTCGAGCAGTCCTACTGGGTCGCGTTCGCGGTGCTGCTGGTGACGCTGATCCCGGTCGCGTTCCTGCCCCGCAAGAGCGAGCCGGTGAAGCTGCTCGACGACCAGGGCCAGCCCCCGGTCGTCATGCACTGA
- a CDS encoding MarR family winged helix-turn-helix transcriptional regulator — translation MNDSPHACAFAAVRDFLGQVFTTAEGESLETVAGLKLSFTHARLVFALAHHDHPVAIGDLAEAVGLSAASAGRNVEQLVRKKLLVRTENPEDRRVKLVAVTDLGRSLAQSHLKSKEDAVRTLLDDLDTAQCLALVEALKPLSKEEPDVSQSS, via the coding sequence ATGAACGACTCACCCCACGCCTGCGCGTTCGCCGCCGTCCGAGACTTCCTCGGTCAGGTCTTCACGACGGCCGAGGGTGAGTCACTCGAGACGGTCGCGGGCCTGAAACTGTCCTTCACGCACGCCAGACTGGTCTTCGCGCTCGCCCATCACGACCATCCGGTCGCCATCGGCGACCTCGCCGAGGCGGTGGGGTTGTCGGCGGCCTCGGCCGGTCGCAACGTCGAGCAGCTGGTGCGCAAGAAGCTCCTCGTGCGCACCGAGAACCCGGAGGACCGAAGGGTCAAGCTCGTCGCCGTCACCGATCTCGGTCGGAGTCTGGCGCAGAGCCACCTCAAGTCGAAGGAGGACGCCGTGCGCACGCTGCTCGACGACCTCGACACCGCACAGTGCCTCGCCCTCGTCGAGGCCCTCAAGCCACTTTCGAAGGAAGAACCAGATGTCAGCCAGTCCTCCTGA
- the typA gene encoding translational GTPase TypA, with amino-acid sequence MPTRSDLRNVAIVAHVDHGKTTLVDAMLQQQGAYSDHQEVTDRVMDSGDLEREKGITILAKNTAVKYYGPGTEDIPGNAVTINIIDTPGHADFGGEVERGLSMVDAVVLLVDASEGPLPQTRFVLRKALLAKMPVILVVNKVDRPDARIAEVVDETYDLFMDLLPEDAADDALDFPVVYASGKAGIASLEKPEDGTLPAGENLIPLFQTIMEHVPAPEYTEGAPLQAHVTNLDSSPFLGRLALVRVEEGELKKGQQVAWMKRDGSVERVKITELLITEALDRKPGEKAGPGDIVAIAGISEINIGETLADPENPVALPLIHVDEPAISMTIGTNTSPLAGREKGTKVTARLVKDRLESELIGNVSIRVLPTERPDAWEVQGRGELALAILVEQMRREGYELTVGKPQVVTREINGKLHEPVERLTIDAPEEYLGTITQLLAVRKGRMEQMVNHGTGWVRMEFLVPARGLIGFRTEFLTDTRGTGIAHHISEGYEPWFGEISTRPSGSLVADRAGAVTSFAMTNLQERGTLFVEPATEVYEGMIVGENSRDDDMDVNITKEKKQTNIRSATSDNFEKVIPPKKLSLEQCLEFCREDECVEVTPGNVRIRKVVLDAGERSRTARKRK; translated from the coding sequence GTGCCTACACGCTCTGATCTGCGCAATGTCGCCATCGTCGCCCACGTCGACCATGGCAAGACCACTCTCGTCGACGCGATGCTGCAACAGCAGGGCGCGTACTCCGACCACCAGGAAGTGACCGATCGGGTCATGGACTCGGGTGATCTCGAGCGCGAGAAGGGCATCACCATCCTCGCGAAGAACACCGCGGTCAAGTACTACGGACCCGGCACCGAGGACATCCCCGGCAACGCCGTCACGATCAACATCATCGACACCCCCGGCCACGCCGACTTCGGTGGCGAGGTCGAGCGCGGCCTGTCGATGGTCGACGCCGTCGTGCTCCTGGTCGACGCCTCCGAGGGCCCGCTGCCCCAGACCCGCTTCGTGCTGCGCAAGGCGCTGCTGGCGAAGATGCCCGTCATCCTGGTGGTGAACAAGGTCGACCGTCCCGACGCCCGCATCGCCGAGGTCGTCGACGAGACCTACGACCTCTTCATGGACCTGCTGCCCGAGGACGCCGCCGACGACGCGCTCGACTTCCCCGTCGTCTACGCCTCCGGCAAGGCCGGCATCGCCTCGCTGGAGAAGCCCGAGGACGGCACGCTGCCCGCCGGCGAGAACCTCATCCCGCTGTTCCAGACGATCATGGAGCACGTCCCGGCCCCCGAGTACACCGAGGGCGCGCCGCTGCAGGCGCACGTCACGAACCTCGACTCCTCCCCGTTCCTGGGCCGCCTGGCGCTCGTGCGCGTCGAGGAGGGCGAGCTCAAGAAGGGCCAGCAGGTCGCGTGGATGAAGCGCGACGGCTCGGTCGAGCGGGTCAAGATCACCGAGCTGCTCATCACCGAGGCCCTCGACCGCAAGCCCGGCGAGAAGGCCGGCCCCGGCGACATCGTCGCCATCGCGGGCATCAGCGAGATCAACATCGGCGAGACGCTGGCCGATCCGGAGAACCCGGTCGCGCTGCCGCTCATCCACGTCGACGAGCCCGCGATCTCGATGACCATCGGCACCAACACGTCGCCGCTGGCCGGCCGCGAGAAGGGCACCAAGGTCACCGCCCGCCTCGTCAAGGACCGTCTCGAGTCCGAGCTGATCGGCAACGTCTCGATCCGCGTGCTGCCCACCGAGCGTCCCGACGCCTGGGAGGTCCAGGGCCGTGGCGAGCTGGCGCTGGCCATCCTCGTCGAGCAGATGCGCCGCGAGGGCTACGAGCTGACCGTCGGCAAGCCGCAGGTCGTCACCCGTGAGATCAACGGCAAGCTGCACGAGCCCGTCGAGCGCCTCACGATCGACGCGCCCGAGGAGTACCTCGGCACGATCACCCAGCTGCTCGCCGTCCGCAAGGGCCGCATGGAGCAGATGGTCAACCACGGCACCGGCTGGGTCCGCATGGAGTTCCTGGTCCCGGCGCGCGGCCTGATCGGCTTCCGCACCGAGTTCCTCACCGACACCCGCGGCACCGGCATCGCGCACCACATCTCCGAGGGCTACGAGCCGTGGTTCGGCGAGATCTCCACGCGCCCCTCGGGCTCGCTGGTGGCCGACCGCGCCGGCGCCGTCACCTCGTTCGCCATGACCAACCTCCAGGAGCGCGGCACGCTGTTCGTCGAGCCCGCCACCGAGGTCTACGAGGGCATGATCGTCGGCGAGAACTCCCGTGATGACGACATGGACGTCAACATCACCAAGGAGAAGAAGCAGACCAACATCCGCTCGGCCACCTCGGACAACTTCGAGAAGGTCATCCCGCCGAAGAAGCTCTCGCTCGAGCAGTGCCTGGAGTTCTGCCGCGAGGACGAGTGCGTCGAGGTCACCCCGGGCAACGTGCGCATCCGCAAGGTGGTCCTGGACGCCGGCGAGCGCTCCCGCACCGCCCGCAAGCGCAAGTGA
- a CDS encoding PadR family transcriptional regulator, which yields MDELTQQHLQELRRGTVVLASLLSLREPGYGYGLLESLATAGIAVDGNTLYPLLRRLEKQGLLTSEWNTDEARPRKFYRTSEAGERLTEALLADWHEIDTALGRLTSGGS from the coding sequence ATGGACGAGTTGACCCAGCAACACCTGCAGGAGCTGCGCCGCGGCACCGTCGTGCTCGCGTCGCTGCTCAGCCTGCGCGAGCCCGGGTACGGCTACGGCCTGCTCGAGTCACTGGCCACGGCGGGCATCGCCGTGGACGGCAACACGCTCTACCCCCTGCTGCGACGCCTCGAGAAGCAGGGACTGCTCACCAGCGAGTGGAACACCGACGAGGCACGGCCGCGGAAGTTCTACCGCACGAGCGAAGCCGGGGAGCGCCTCACCGAGGCACTGCTGGCCGACTGGCACGAGATCGACACCGCCCTGGGGCGGCTCACCTCCGGAGGAAGCTGA